Genomic window (Spirosoma sp. KCTC 42546):
TATTGATCTCAACATCTGGATTGAGTTCGGGATGCTCCTGTCTGCTTTTTGTAGAAAGTTGCCCACTTATATATACGTTTTTAGCCGTAATGGGGATTCCTTTCACTATATCAATCGGTTTGTCATCAACCAGTATCGACACAGCATAGGTAAGTTCTTTATCCACCCCTTGAGCCCGTAAAGAAAGCGGTGCCAGATAGATCCATATGAGACAGGAAACGAAGAACAATGAGCGCATTGGACAGAAATATTAAGGATGAAACCTGTCTGGATAACGGAGCCGATGCGGCATTAATTTTAGGAATTTTGCCATTTTAACTAAAAATATAGTTTCGCTAATTAATTCACTGTCAGAAAAATGCAAAACAAGCAGGTACTGTCGTCTTCAGCAGATACAGTAGAAATATACTCACCTGGCCAGTTTCATCTGTATCCAGTTCTAACCAATCACAACAAACCCGCCCGCTGGAATTAATGAGCTCCAGCGGGCGGGTGTACTTAACACGATATAAAATCCAGGACTACTTCCTGTAAATTGTTGTAGGAGCGGCCTGCGCACCAGCCAGAATTGTCATGTCGGCAATAGTAACGTGAGCGGGAGCCGTTACAGCAAACACGATTGTATCCGCAATATCTTCGGCAGTGAGGGGCGTAAATCCAGCATATACTTTAGCTGCCCGCTCGGCATCTCCTTTAAAACGAACTACCGAAAACTCTGTTTCCACCGCGCCAGGAGCAATATTCGTCACTTTAATACCATGTTGGGTCAAGTCCAGCCGCATGCCGGTGCTGAGAGCTTCAACGGCGGCTTTACTCGCGCAGTACACCGCGCCGTTGGCGTACGTTTCTTTACCCGCCACCGAGCTTAGATTAACAATATGACCACTTTTTCGCTCAACCATACCGAGCATAACTGCTTTCGAAACATACAGTAATCCCTGCACATTGCCGTCAATCATCTGGTCCCAATCGTCAGTCGATCCATCCTGAATAGGCGACATGCCATGTGCATTACCGGCGCTATTCACCAGAATATCAATCGCCTGCCATTCTTCCGGTAACGTACGGATAGCGTCGTCGACTTCAAGCCAGTTGCGCACGTCGAAATTAAGCGTTGTAACCGTTGTTTGTTGGCTCAGCCGTTCCTGTAGTTCATCTAACCGATCCTGCCGACGTCCACAGAGAATCAACCGGAAATCAAGATCAGCGAAGGCTTCGGCAGTAGCGCGGCCAATACCAGAGGTAGCGCCTGTGATAAGTGCAATACGAGACATAAATAGGATGAATAAAATTGGTTCTGCAAAGATAAACCAGCTACTGAACGTTTGTTATTGGCACGTATCGTTTATCCTATGCCTGTGTTTAAACCAAAACTAATTAACCATATACAACTAACTATATCACAAGAACTTACTACCAGACATATCGCCATTTAATAAACTACCACCGATTTTGGTTAGGTTTTTGTATTACACTGGGCAGGCCGTAATTCCAGAAAACACGAGTTATTAAGCCAGTCTATACCTCGGGCAACAGGGGTTTCTTGCCAATTAGACCCACCAGTCTTATCACTATTCTTTTCATTACGCGTTTTTATGCTACCTGAATTCTCGGTTGTGATTCCCACGTATCAGCAACCGGCCTTACTCCTCAAATGTCTAGACGCACTCGGACGTCAACGACTTCCACGCGATCAGTTCGAGATCATTGTGGTGGATGAAGGTAATTCGCCGGAAACCGAAATGGCAGTCCATCTTTTTGCCAAACAGATTGCCCGGGACGGTGGGCCGCTTGAAGTTCGTTACCTGGGTCAACCGGAACGACAGGGTCCGGCTGCCGCCCGAAATCGGGGTTGGCGGGCGGCCAGGGGTCGAGTTATTGCCTTCACAGATGACGACTGCTTACCTGAATCCGAATGGCTTATGTCGGCTTTAGCTTGTTTCAAACGTGGAGCGCAGGTAATGAGCGGGCAACTACGCGTGCACTTACCCAACCAGCCTACCCCTCTCGACCGAACGGCCACCATCTTAAAAAGAGCTGAGTTTATGTCGGCCAATTGTTTTTGTCGAAAATCGACGCTGGAACGAGTAGGCGGATTTGAAGAAGCCTTTGATACGGCCTGGCGCGAAGACAGCGATCTCCAGTTCAAGTTCATTCAGGCAGGGATTCCCATTGGAAAATGTACCGAAGCGGTAGTTGTCTATCATATCCGCCCCTGCCCCTGGTATGGCCTCCTCCGCGACGAACGGAATAATAGCTACGATGCATTGCTGTACAAACGGCATCCAAGCCTGTTTCGGGAACGTATCCCATCATATCGCCGTCAGGTAATCCAGTATTATGTATCGGTTATCAGTGTCTGCCTCAGCCTGATCGGTTTACTAACGGGGCAGGGAGCTATTGCCATGATTGGTCTGAGCATCTGGGCTATCTTATCGGCGGACTTAATTATACGGCATCTACCTCATGACCCCTTAACCTGGACAACCATTAAACATGCTGTACTAACAGCCCTGGCCACCCCATTTCTGTCGGTTTACTGGCGACTTCATGGGGCCTTCAAATACAAGGTTCTTTACCTATAAGCAGGGGGCATGGGTCACGGAGCAGGGTTACCGCTCGCCATACTCCCTGCCCCACGCTCCCTGCTCCGTGCACCTTACTAAACGCGAAACGCTTATTTTCTGCATTAGAAGGCCATTTTAAGGAACCATTAACGATTCGATTGTATTTTTGACAGATAAAGACAGTACTACTCAACTATCTTTATCCGTTCATGGATCATTTGCAGCAGGCATTTAGTGTTCAGTTTACCTATACCGTTTTCTTCACCAAACAGCTTTTTGATAAGGCCAACTCTCTGTTGGTCGATTTTTTCAAGCAGCAATCCAACGACGAAACCCGGAAGAAGCTTCTCTTCGTCATTGATTCGGGCGTTATTGAAGCCCACCCCAATCTACAATCAGCGATTCATACGTATTTCGGTCAACACGCTGATTTCATTGAACTTATCCCCGACTTACTAATCATTCCCGGTGGCGAAACCGCCAAAAACGAACCCGTATTCGTCGAAAAGATCGTGGATGCTGTGGATAAATATGGCATTGACCGGCACTCGTATGTAGTGGCTATCGGTGGCGGGTCAATCCTGGATCTAGTCGGCTATGCGGCTGCTATTTCGCACCGGGGCATCCGCCACGTTCGGATACCAACAACCGTACTGTCGCAGAACGATTCAGGTGTGGGTGTCAAGAACGGCGTCAACTACCGGGGCAAGAAAAATTTCCTGGGTACGTTTGTCCCTCCCGTTGCCGTCTTTAACGACAGTTCGTTTCTGGCCACGCTCGATGACCGGGACTGGCGGTCGGGCATTTCGGAAGCGATTAAAGTAGCGCTGATCAAAGACGCTCGCTTTTTCGACTGGATCGAGGCCAATGCACAGGCACTTGCCGCCCGCGATGCGGTGGCAATGGACTACCTCATTCACCGATGCGCCCAAATGCACCTGCACCACATTTCGGGGGGCGACCCTTTTGAAATGGGTTCATCACGCCCATTAGACTTTGGCCACTGGAGTGCCCATAAACTGGAGCAGCTCACCAATTTTGAGCTTCGTCATGGCGAGGCCGTTGCTATTGGTATTGCCATGGATAGCCTGTACTCGCAGCAACTCGGCTGGCTCACCGCGGTGGATACCAACCGTATTCTGGCCACGCTCCGGACACTGGGATTCTCGCTTTACCAACCCATGCTCGATGCGAATGATAGTGCGGGCGTACTCAAAGGTCTGGCTGAATTTCGTGAACACTTAGGCGGTCAGCTTACCATCATGTTATTGGAAGACATCGGTAAGGGTGTTGAAGTGCATGAGATGAACCCTGATCTCGTTCGACAGGCAATTGCTACGCTTAAGGAACAGGAACAACAGGCCCAACTCGTATGAAGTATCCTGCTCTCGGACACATCGGCTATTGTACCAACATCCACGCAGGCGAAACCTGGGCCGATCATTTTGTGGCCTTACAACAGGCCATTCCTGAATTAAAACAACGGCTATCGCCCGATGCGCCTTTTGGTATCGGCCTTCGGTTATCAAACATAGCCAGCGAAGAACTGGAGCTTCCCGAAAATCTGGTAGCCTTCCAACACTGGCTGGCCAATAATGACTGTTATGTATTCACGATGAACGGGTTCCCGTTTGGCGGCTTTCACCATACAGTTGTTAAAGATCAGGTGCATACGCCGGATTGGACAACCGAAGCGCGCGTTGACTACACGAAACGGCTATTTCGGATTTTATCCGTTCTGCTACCAGTCGATGAATTAGGCAATGCCATTCAGGGGGGAGTGTCCACCTCGCCCCTCTCTTACCGGCGTTGGTTCGAATGGGAACAACCTGCCGCCCGTGATTATATTTTTTCGCAGACGACTCAAAATGTGCTCGAAGTAGTAGCCGATCTGATGCGGTTACGGCAGCAAACCGACCGGTTGATGCACCTCGATCTGGAGCCCGAACCCGATGGGATCATTGAAACAACGGACGAGTTCATCACCTGGTTTACAGATTACCTGTTGCCTATGGGTATCGAGCAGATCAGTGAAGAATTTGGGCTAACCGACGAACAGGCCGAGAACGCGATTTGCGAACATGTTCGGTTGTGTTTCGATGTTTGCCATGTTGCAGTGGGCTACGAAAAACCAGCCGAGGTATTGGCAAAGCTGAAAGCTTATAACTTACGGGTTGGGAAGGTACAGATCAGTGCTGCGCTAAAAGCCGAGTTCCCGGACGATCCGGCAGGACGGGAGACTGTACGTCAGGCTTTTGCCCAGTTCAATGAACCAACCTACCTGCATCAGGTAGTAGCGCGTACACGATCGGGCGAGTTACTCCGCTTTGCCGATTTACCCGATGCATTGGACGCATTCAACGACGACCATGTGGAATGGCGCTCCCATTTCCATGTACCGATATTTATAGCCGAATATGGCGTTCTGCACTCAACACAGGACGACATCCTGGCTACGCTTAGCTTGCAGAACACCAGTAAGTTTACGAACCAGATGGAAGTTGAAACCTACACCTGGGATGTTTTACCGGCCGATCTGAAACTAGGCATAGTTGACTCAATTGACCGGGAGATGAAGTGGGTTTTACAAAATTCTTAACCGCAAAGGGCGCAAGGGTTTCGCAAAGGCGCTAATTAATTCTTTGCGATCTTTGCGCTAACCCTTGCGCCCTTTGCGGTTAGAAATACATTATGAAAAAGACTGTAGTACTCGACGTTGTGGGCCTGTCGTATTCGCTGATTGGCGAACACACGCCTTTTCTGAAACAGTGGTTTGCCAATAAACATCAGGCCACAATCGACCCCATGCTCCCGGCGGTAACCACGTCGGTACAGTCTACCTACGTAACCGGTAAGTGGCCGAGCGAAACCGGTATTGTTGGCAATGGCTGGTACGATCGGACCGATTCGGAAGTCAAATTCTGGAAGCAGTCGAACAAGTTGGTAGCGGGTGAAAAAATCTGGGAACGGGCCAAGAAGATTGACCCCAGCTTTACTGTCTCCAAAATGTTCTGGTGGTACAATATGTATTCCACCGCCGATTTTTCGGCCACGCCCCGCCCCCAGTACCCATCAGACGGCATGAAGATCCCGGATTGCTATACGCAGCCCGGCGACCTCCGCGACAGGCTCCAGAAAGAGCTTGGTACGTTCCCGTTATTCCAGTTCTGGGGCCCTGCTACAACCATTAAAAGTTCGCGCTGGATTGCCGATGCGTCTATGCTGGTCGATAAGTGGCACAATCCAACCCTGACGCTGATTTATTTGCCGCACCTGGATTATTGCTTACAGAAATTTGGTCAGGATTTCTCAAAAATCGCGAATGATCTAAAAGAGATCGATGACGTCTGTCGCGATCTGATTCAATACTATGAGCAGCAAAATGCCGAAGTAATTGTGCTGTCGGAATACGGGATTACGAATGTGAGTAAGCCCATTCACATTAACCGAATTCTGCGCGAAGCCGGTATGATCCGATACCGCGAAGAACGTGGTCTGGAGTTGTTCGATGCCGGTGCCTCACCTGCCTTTGCTACCCCCGACCACCAGATTGCTCATGTGTACATAAATGACCCGGCGGTCTTCGATAAAGTACGATCGTTACTGGAAAAGACACCGGGTATTGAACTGGTTCTGGACAAAGAACAACAGAAGAAATACAACATCGACCACGAACGCTCCGGCGACCTTGTCGTAGTTGCCGACGCCGAAAGCTGGTTTACGTACTACTATTGGCTCGACGATGCCCGTGCTCCGGATTTTGCCCGACTGGTGGCTATTCACCAAAAACCTGGTTACGATCCTGTTGAGATGTTTATGGACCAAACCAACCCACTTATCAAACTCAAAGCGGGTTACAAACTAGGTCGCAAATTACTGGGGTTCCGCTATCTGATGAACGTCATTTCGCTGGATGCTACACTTGTGAAAGGATCACACGGGCGAATAAATACGGCCCCTGAGTATCATCCTGTATTTGTCAGCAGCAAAAACGTAGGAAAGTCATTGTCGGCTACCGACGTGTACGACCGAATTTGGGACACATTATCGGTAGAATTACCCGAAAAACAGATGAAATGAGTTCTTGGTTATTAGGCTGAAAGCCTGTAATTTAACTCTATGAAAGCCTTCCTTGCCCTCATTCTGCTCGCTTCTGCCTGTACGTCGAACCGGCCAGCGGCAATCAACGCCCCTGCCGACGGTGCTGAATACTACCAGCCTTACCAGCCTCTGGCGGTTGTACAACCCCGGCTTTATCCTGATCCACAGGGTGGACTTGGTCACTCGCAGGACCCCGATATTCGGGTCACAGACATTAAGTTGACGGCCAGCTACACGGTATTGTATTTAACGTTTGGCAAAGACCCGAACGGCCGCGACAACAATTACTACGGCACCAGTAGCATTTCGTTCAACCCAAAAGCGGTACTGGCCTCGGCCGATGGAAAGAAAACCTATGCACTGGTCAAAACGGAAGGCATACCCATGACACCCGAGTCACGCGAGATCAAGAATGATGAAAAAGTACCCTTCGTTCTCTATTTCGAGCGACTGGATAAAGGTGTTGAATCCTTCGATCTATTTGAGTGCAAGAGCGACAATCAAAATTCCTGCTTTAACGTAGCCGGAATGGCTATTCACAATCCCCTTAGTGCAACTGCCACGCAGAACTAGCCATTTTTAAGAAAAAATAGCTAGTTCTGTGTAGCAACATCACGAAAAGGTTAATGTGATGTCAGATGCTTACATCTGACATCACGAAGTACCATCCCAAGCCGACTATAAAAAAAAGAAGCTTTCCTGCCAGCGTTTTCTACGCGTTGATCGTCTATGTCTTTAGAAGTCAGAATGACCTTCTTTCCCAAGAGATCAACGTTCAAACGTCATGAAAACGATTTTCACTTTCTCATGCAGGCTCCTGATCAGCCTACTTATCGGCTGGATAAGTGCGGGGTGCAGCCGTAGTTCAACGGAAGCCAATCCGCAAGGCGACTGCCGGATTCAGCAGTACAACGCTGTATCCAAATCGGCACTTTCCAATACCAGTAGTCAAACTACCTATGAGTACGACCCGCAGGGTAATCTGACCAAAACCGTAGCCACCTTTACGAAGCAATCAACGCCCGCCACGAATCAACAAACAAGTACCACAACCGTTTTATACAGTTATGATACGGATGGGTATTTGACGAAGATGAACTCGCAACTCGTCACGATAACCACCGCTACGGGTAAAATCACCACTGAACAGATAGCCATGGCCAACAGTTATTCATACACCAATGGGAGGCTGACCAGTGCAAGCAAGCGAACGGTGGGCGCGTATGGTCTGAACACGACCGTTAGCGAGTTGTACGAATACGATGGAGCC
Coding sequences:
- a CDS encoding SDR family NAD(P)-dependent oxidoreductase, coding for MSRIALITGATSGIGRATAEAFADLDFRLILCGRRQDRLDELQERLSQQTTVTTLNFDVRNWLEVDDAIRTLPEEWQAIDILVNSAGNAHGMSPIQDGSTDDWDQMIDGNVQGLLYVSKAVMLGMVERKSGHIVNLSSVAGKETYANGAVYCASKAAVEALSTGMRLDLTQHGIKVTNIAPGAVETEFSVVRFKGDAERAAKVYAGFTPLTAEDIADTIVFAVTAPAHVTIADMTILAGAQAAPTTIYRK
- a CDS encoding glycosyltransferase; amino-acid sequence: MLPEFSVVIPTYQQPALLLKCLDALGRQRLPRDQFEIIVVDEGNSPETEMAVHLFAKQIARDGGPLEVRYLGQPERQGPAAARNRGWRAARGRVIAFTDDDCLPESEWLMSALACFKRGAQVMSGQLRVHLPNQPTPLDRTATILKRAEFMSANCFCRKSTLERVGGFEEAFDTAWREDSDLQFKFIQAGIPIGKCTEAVVVYHIRPCPWYGLLRDERNNSYDALLYKRHPSLFRERIPSYRRQVIQYYVSVISVCLSLIGLLTGQGAIAMIGLSIWAILSADLIIRHLPHDPLTWTTIKHAVLTALATPFLSVYWRLHGAFKYKVLYL
- a CDS encoding 3-dehydroquinate synthase, with the translated sequence MDHLQQAFSVQFTYTVFFTKQLFDKANSLLVDFFKQQSNDETRKKLLFVIDSGVIEAHPNLQSAIHTYFGQHADFIELIPDLLIIPGGETAKNEPVFVEKIVDAVDKYGIDRHSYVVAIGGGSILDLVGYAAAISHRGIRHVRIPTTVLSQNDSGVGVKNGVNYRGKKNFLGTFVPPVAVFNDSSFLATLDDRDWRSGISEAIKVALIKDARFFDWIEANAQALAARDAVAMDYLIHRCAQMHLHHISGGDPFEMGSSRPLDFGHWSAHKLEQLTNFELRHGEAVAIGIAMDSLYSQQLGWLTAVDTNRILATLRTLGFSLYQPMLDANDSAGVLKGLAEFREHLGGQLTIMLLEDIGKGVEVHEMNPDLVRQAIATLKEQEQQAQLV
- the eboE gene encoding metabolite traffic protein EboE — protein: MKYPALGHIGYCTNIHAGETWADHFVALQQAIPELKQRLSPDAPFGIGLRLSNIASEELELPENLVAFQHWLANNDCYVFTMNGFPFGGFHHTVVKDQVHTPDWTTEARVDYTKRLFRILSVLLPVDELGNAIQGGVSTSPLSYRRWFEWEQPAARDYIFSQTTQNVLEVVADLMRLRQQTDRLMHLDLEPEPDGIIETTDEFITWFTDYLLPMGIEQISEEFGLTDEQAENAICEHVRLCFDVCHVAVGYEKPAEVLAKLKAYNLRVGKVQISAALKAEFPDDPAGRETVRQAFAQFNEPTYLHQVVARTRSGELLRFADLPDALDAFNDDHVEWRSHFHVPIFIAEYGVLHSTQDDILATLSLQNTSKFTNQMEVETYTWDVLPADLKLGIVDSIDREMKWVLQNS
- a CDS encoding alkaline phosphatase family protein → MKKTVVLDVVGLSYSLIGEHTPFLKQWFANKHQATIDPMLPAVTTSVQSTYVTGKWPSETGIVGNGWYDRTDSEVKFWKQSNKLVAGEKIWERAKKIDPSFTVSKMFWWYNMYSTADFSATPRPQYPSDGMKIPDCYTQPGDLRDRLQKELGTFPLFQFWGPATTIKSSRWIADASMLVDKWHNPTLTLIYLPHLDYCLQKFGQDFSKIANDLKEIDDVCRDLIQYYEQQNAEVIVLSEYGITNVSKPIHINRILREAGMIRYREERGLELFDAGASPAFATPDHQIAHVYINDPAVFDKVRSLLEKTPGIELVLDKEQQKKYNIDHERSGDLVVVADAESWFTYYYWLDDARAPDFARLVAIHQKPGYDPVEMFMDQTNPLIKLKAGYKLGRKLLGFRYLMNVISLDATLVKGSHGRINTAPEYHPVFVSSKNVGKSLSATDVYDRIWDTLSVELPEKQMK